The Gemmatimonas aurantiaca T-27 DNA segment TCCTCGCCCGTCACGTCACGGGTGATCGGCGATCCGCTACCGCCCTGGCAGCATTCCGGGAATGCCGTGAGGTCGGGCGAGATGCGCTGCCACGTCACACCGGCATCGCGCGTGCGATGCAGGTACTGCGAGCCGTAGTACACGACCTTCGGATCATGCGGCGACATCGCCATCGGCGTGGTGCGCTGCATGCGATAGATCAGATCTCCACCATCATTGCCGTACAGCGACTGCGCGCCGATCCAGTAGTTCTTGGTGATGCCCGCGGCCACGTTCTGCACCGCGAACTGGCCCTTGCAGTTACCGTAGATGATGTTGCGATCGGTGGGGTGCGGAATGATCGGACCCGTCTCACAGCCGGGTCCCGTGCGCACCGCCGACATGTTGAACGGATTATTCTGACTCGGCACGATGTACGTGCTGTTGTCCTGCTGCGCCATGTACAGGTTGTACGGGAACGCGTTGTCCAGCCATACGCCATAGAACTCGGCCGTCGGCTGCACGTCCTGCGAGCTCCACGTCTTGCCACCGTCGAACGACACATTCGCGCCGCCGTCGTTGGCCTGCACCATGGTGTTGCCGTTGGTGGGGTTGATCCACATGTCGTGGTTGTCCCCGTGCGGCGTGCGCAGCGGCGTCACGGTCTTTCCGGCGTCCGAACTCTTGTACAGCGTCTCCGCGCCACCGTACACCACATCGGCGTTGGTCGGGTCGGCGTTGAGCGTGGTGTAGTAGAACGGGCGCGTGATGAGACCGGGTGTGCTGTTCACCAGTTGCCAGTTTTCGCCCGCGTCATCACTGCGATACAGACCGCCACCCGGCAGTGCTTCCACGAGCGCATACAGGCGATTCGGATTCGCCGCCGTCACGGCAATGTTGCCCTTGCCGATCAGTTGCGTGGGCAGGCCGTTGCGAATGTTCTTCCAGGTCTCGCCGCCATCGGTGCTCTTGTAGAAGCCCCCTTCGCGCGAGCCGGAGATGATCGTCCACGGCTTGCGCTCGATGCGGTTCATCCACGCGAAGACGACATTCGGGTTGCCGGGCTGCAACTCCACGTCCATGCCACCCGTGCTGTCGCTCACGTACAGCGTCTTCTTCCAGGTCTTGCCACCATCGACGGTCTTGAAGATGCCGCGTTCGGTGTTGGGCTTGAAGATGTCACCGTACGCCGCCACCCACGCCATATCCGGGTTGGTGGGATGCGCGCGAATCGAGCCGATCTGCCCGGCGTTGTAAAGACCGCGGAAGTCCCAGGTCTTACCGGCATCGTTCGAGCGATACACGCCACGACCGGTGGAGACATTGGAGCGCACACCATCGGAACCGGTTCCCAGCCAGATGATATTGGGATCGTTGTCGGCGACGATCACCGAGCCCATGGACGCGACCGGCACCTTGCCGTCGGTGATGGGCTCCCAACTTTCGCCGGCATCGGTGGTGCGCCACAGGCCACCGCTGGCCACGCCCATGTAGAAGGTGCGCGGCTGCGATGCGACGCCGGCGACCGTGGTGACTCGGCCACCGCGGGAATGCCCCACGAGCCGGTAAGAGAGACCGCGGAACAGAGCCGGGTCGACCGATGCCATCATCGGTACACGGAGTCTCGCCACGGGCGCCGCTGCGCGAGCGGCGGCGGGGCGGGTGGGCGACGAGCCAGTGGCCGCTGCCTGTGCTCCGGCCAGTACCGGAGCAAGCAGCGCGCAAACCGACAGGGTGGCCAGGGCGGGATGGCGCAACATGTCAGAAATCGGGTTGAGGGAAACAGGGCACGTCGGGATGTGCCACGCCTCAACTTAGGTCATCGACCCGGCCCGCGCTGCGTTTGGTCCCGCGGTTCGTGCCACGGTGAGGCCCCGCCACCGACCGGGACCTCGATTGCACCATTCCCCCTCGGGTCCGCCCTCAGGTCGCCCGCAAGACCTGCCCTGCGGCCGCCAGATGCTGTCCATCGCGTATCGTCACCCGACCATTCACCACGACCGCCCGGATGCCCACCGGATATTGGAAGGGATTGGCGAACGTGGCCGTATCGGCCACTGTGGCGGGATCAAACACCACCACATCCCCCGCCATGCGTGGCGCCAGCACCCCACGATCCTTCAGGTGCACACGAGACGCCGGGCGAGCCGTCATGCGATTGATCGCGCTGGCCAGGCTGAGCGCTTTGCGTTCCCGCACATAGCGGCCGAGCACCCGCGGAAAGGTGCCGGCGCCACGCGGATGGGGACTGCCGCGCCGGGTGGGTCCATCAATCGCAAAGGCGCCGCCATCGGAGCAGACCATACCAAACTCGTGGGCGAGCAAGCGGTCCAGATTCTCCTCGCTCATCGCAAACCCCAGCATGCCCACATCGGCGCGGTTGCGCTTGAGCAAGCCGACGGCGCCTTCGTACGGATCCACGCCTCTCGCCTTCGCCCAGGCCCCGAGGCGCTTGCCTTCGGCGTCGCGATCTTCCGCCGCACTCACGCGGGAGATCTGGACGTTGTCCCATCCGCCGATGAGTTCGACCTTGCCCAACGCTTCGGTGCGGATACGCTGCGCCGTGGCCGCACTGTCGAGCCTCGCCAGAAACGCCGGCGTGCCACCATCGCGCGCCCAGACCGGAAAGAGATTGGTGAGACCGGTCGCATACGCGACATACGGATAGACGTCGAACCACGCATCCATACCCGCCGCCCGTGCGGCGCCGATGCGCGCGATGGAGCTCTCGAATTTCGGCCAGTTGCGCGTGCCCTGCATCTTGAGATGCGAGATCTGCAACGGACATCCCGCTCCACGGGCCACCGCAATCGATTCGTCGATGGCCTCGAGCAACTCATCGTCTTCGTTGCGCATGTGCGTGGCATACGGCAGACGGGGTGCGGCCAAGGGTTTGCAGAGGGCGATGAGTTCGTCGCGTGAGGCAAACGCTCCCGGTGTGTACTCGAGGCCGGTCGACGCACCGCACGCCCCCTGCTCCACCGCGCGCGCCACCATGGCCGTCATGCGTGTGAGCTCTGCCGCCGTCGCCTTGCGATCCACTTCACCAATGACTTTTCCGCGCACGGTGCCGAGACCAATCATGGAGGCCACGTTCACCGACGCCTTGTATCCCGCCGTGCGCGTTGCCCACTCGGCATACGAGTCGCCAGCGTCTCCAGTGAAACGCGAACTTCCATCGGCGCCCACCACGATCGTGGTCACCCCCTGCCGGATCGCCGATTCAGCGCGCGGATCTTCCCGCAGCGAACTGTCTCCGTGCGAATGGATGTCGATGAACCCTGGTGCGACCGCCAACCCCCGTGCATCGATCTCTTCGGTTCCGCGATCCGTGATGCGGGCGGCGATCTGCACCACACGACCCTGATGGATGGCCACATCCATCTCGCGCCCATTTGCGCCCGTGCCATCGAACACGGTACCGCCACGCACAACAAGATCGACCGTGGCCTGCACACGGCGTCGCGCAGTCGCAGGATCGGACATGCTCATCGCATCGCCAGGCAGCATCGGAGCCACGGCAGGCACAATGGACAACAGCCCCGTGGTGCGCAGAAAATCGCGTCGTGAAGTCATGGTATGGTCTTACTGTTTGGCGCCGGGTCCGAGCACCACACGCCCCGGCTTGGCACCGGTGTGCTCACCTTTCGAAAGCACCATCACGCCGTTCACGAACACCTCACGCACACCACTTGCATACTGGTGCGGCTGCTCGAATGTGGCGTTGTCGCGGATGGTGGCCGGGTCGAACACCACGACGTCGGCGAAGTAGCCGGGCTTGAGACTGCCCCGTCGCTTGATGCGCAGGTTGCCGGCCGGCAATGCAGTCAACCGACGAACCGCTTCCTGCAGCGTGAGCACGGAATCCTCACGCACGTATTTGCCGAGCACCCGCGCAAACGTGCCGTAGGCGCGTGGGTGGGGATTGCTTTTCAGAAACACACCTTCGGTAGCCAACGAACCCGCGTCCGATCCAACACTCACCCACGGCCGCTGCAGTTGCTTGGCAATGTTGTCTTCATTGATGATGAAATAGATCGTGCCGACACGTGATCCGTCCTTCACCACGAGATCCATGGCCGTTTCTTCGATACTGGTGCCACGCAGCTTGGCCACGTCGGCGAGCGTCTTGCCGGTGTACTGCTTGAGCGAATCCGCCTTGAAGCCCGAGAACATCACATGATCCGGGGTACCGGCAGCGAGCAAGAGACTCTCCCACTGGTCGGTTGGCGTGCGCATCTCTTCCGCCACGCGCTTGCGAATGGCCGGGTCGCGCAGACGCCGCGCCCACTCGGTGTATCCACCCTCCTGCACCCAGGGCGGCATCGCCGCATCGAGACCCGTGGCACCCGCCGTATAGGGATAGATGTCTGCCGTGATCTCGAGTCCCGAGGCGCGCGCCGAATCGATGCGGTCCAGCACGCGGGCCATCTTGGGCCAGTTGGCCTCGCCGGCGGCCTTCAGGTGATAGATCTCCGCGCGCGCGCCGGATTCCTTGGCGATCGTCAACAGCTCATCGACGGCTTCCTCGAGCTTCACGCCTTCACTGCGCATGTGCGAGATGTACATGCCACCGTACGGTGCCGCCGCCTTCATCAGTGCCACCAGTTCGGGCGTGCGCGCATAGAAGGCCGGCGCATAGATCAATGAAGAGCCAACACCGAGCGCGCCTTCTTCCATCGCCGTGCGCACCTCGGCCTGCATCGCCTCGAGTTCCGACGGTGTGGGGGCACGATCGGCCCAGCCCACGTGATTGATGCGCACCGTGGTCGCCCCAACAAATGATGCGATGTTGGTGCTGATCCCTTTTCTCACCAGTGAGTCCTGATAGCCACGCAATGTGCGCCAGGTGATCGGGAACTTGAGATCCCCCTGCTCGGCCAGCATCGCGGTGCGCAATGTGTCAGAGAGTGGGCCCATCGACTCGCCCTCTCCCATGACTTCGAGCGTGACCCCTTGCCGAATATCGCTCTGGCTTCGGCCATCCTCGATGAGCGACTCGGTGGCCCAACTGAGCATGTTGATGAAGCCAGGAGAGACTGCCATGCCTTTGGCGTCAACTTCGGTGCGCCCCGACCCGGTAACAACGCCAACCGCGACGATGGAATCTCCGATGATGGCCACATCGCCGACGATGGGCGCATCGCCGGAGCCGTCGTATACCGTACCATTACGTATTACCACATCGTAGGCCGGTTCGGACTGACAGGCCACGAACAACGCCATCGCCGGCAGCAGAGCGAGAAGTCTTGGCATCTTATCGGGATTGGGGTGGGCTTTCGCGGAACTTGGTTCCCGCTTTGGCGTTTTGATAGGTTCGACGCAGCGCCATTCCTCGAAGGGGATATATTTTCTCCCCTCTCATCGAATGTTCCCCTCCTCAGGCCCATTCCCGCATGCCGGCCCTTTC contains these protein-coding regions:
- a CDS encoding N-acyl-D-amino-acid deacylase family protein, which gives rise to MPRLLALLPAMALFVACQSEPAYDVVIRNGTVYDGSGDAPIVGDVAIIGDSIVAVGVVTGSGRTEVDAKGMAVSPGFINMLSWATESLIEDGRSQSDIRQGVTLEVMGEGESMGPLSDTLRTAMLAEQGDLKFPITWRTLRGYQDSLVRKGISTNIASFVGATTVRINHVGWADRAPTPSELEAMQAEVRTAMEEGALGVGSSLIYAPAFYARTPELVALMKAAAPYGGMYISHMRSEGVKLEEAVDELLTIAKESGARAEIYHLKAAGEANWPKMARVLDRIDSARASGLEITADIYPYTAGATGLDAAMPPWVQEGGYTEWARRLRDPAIRKRVAEEMRTPTDQWESLLLAAGTPDHVMFSGFKADSLKQYTGKTLADVAKLRGTSIEETAMDLVVKDGSRVGTIYFIINEDNIAKQLQRPWVSVGSDAGSLATEGVFLKSNPHPRAYGTFARVLGKYVREDSVLTLQEAVRRLTALPAGNLRIKRRGSLKPGYFADVVVFDPATIRDNATFEQPHQYASGVREVFVNGVMVLSKGEHTGAKPGRVVLGPGAKQ
- a CDS encoding WD40/YVTN/BNR-like repeat-containing protein — translated: MLRHPALATLSVCALLAPVLAGAQAAATGSSPTRPAAARAAAPVARLRVPMMASVDPALFRGLSYRLVGHSRGGRVTTVAGVASQPRTFYMGVASGGLWRTTDAGESWEPITDGKVPVASMGSVIVADNDPNIIWLGTGSDGVRSNVSTGRGVYRSNDAGKTWDFRGLYNAGQIGSIRAHPTNPDMAWVAAYGDIFKPNTERGIFKTVDGGKTWKKTLYVSDSTGGMDVELQPGNPNVVFAWMNRIERKPWTIISGSREGGFYKSTDGGETWKNIRNGLPTQLIGKGNIAVTAANPNRLYALVEALPGGGLYRSDDAGENWQLVNSTPGLITRPFYYTTLNADPTNADVVYGGAETLYKSSDAGKTVTPLRTPHGDNHDMWINPTNGNTMVQANDGGANVSFDGGKTWSSQDVQPTAEFYGVWLDNAFPYNLYMAQQDNSTYIVPSQNNPFNMSAVRTGPGCETGPIIPHPTDRNIIYGNCKGQFAVQNVAAGITKNYWIGAQSLYGNDGGDLIYRMQRTTPMAMSPHDPKVVYYGSQYLHRTRDAGVTWQRISPDLTAFPECCQGGSGSPITRDVTGEEFYSTLYAITESSLEKGVIWTGANDGPYSVTRDDGKTWKRVTPKDLPEGGRVAWIDASPHRRGSAYFATYRYLLGDYKPYIYRTDDYGQSWKLLTDGTNGIPVDAPTRVVREDPVREGLLYAGTEFGLYVSFDNGAHWQPFNLNMPVVPINDIRVHNDDIVIATQGRAAWILDNISALRQITPTTATAAVTVFRPRDGYRTNVGQSILGPTIDYYLPSAAADTVRIEILDAAGKVVNSFKSGVVPPAPPRRRAADDDDPEAAMAVGRPGGAAAGPMLNLVPNQAGMNRFVWNVQHQNTLGAPPAQYTARVTAGGTTTTVPLRVRIDPRLASDGTTEADLQAQFAHNTRMREMTAEINAVTTRIRGAEQRFRNATGAAADTLAKVRKVADVVNTQPIRYGKPGLQAHITYLAGMTVRADQKIGRDATDRYTVLLKELQTVKRDLDAALGPEIRP
- a CDS encoding N-acyl-D-amino-acid deacylase family protein; this encodes MTSRRDFLRTTGLLSIVPAVAPMLPGDAMSMSDPATARRRVQATVDLVVRGGTVFDGTGANGREMDVAIHQGRVVQIAARITDRGTEEIDARGLAVAPGFIDIHSHGDSSLREDPRAESAIRQGVTTIVVGADGSSRFTGDAGDSYAEWATRTAGYKASVNVASMIGLGTVRGKVIGEVDRKATAAELTRMTAMVARAVEQGACGASTGLEYTPGAFASRDELIALCKPLAAPRLPYATHMRNEDDELLEAIDESIAVARGAGCPLQISHLKMQGTRNWPKFESSIARIGAARAAGMDAWFDVYPYVAYATGLTNLFPVWARDGGTPAFLARLDSAATAQRIRTEALGKVELIGGWDNVQISRVSAAEDRDAEGKRLGAWAKARGVDPYEGAVGLLKRNRADVGMLGFAMSEENLDRLLAHEFGMVCSDGGAFAIDGPTRRGSPHPRGAGTFPRVLGRYVRERKALSLASAINRMTARPASRVHLKDRGVLAPRMAGDVVVFDPATVADTATFANPFQYPVGIRAVVVNGRVTIRDGQHLAAAGQVLRAT